Genomic DNA from Pseudomonas sp. CCC3.1:
AGACCGACCGAGCCGCGCAAGGTGTAGCTCAAGCGGTCAGTACGCTGCGACCAACTGACGGGCACCCCGATGGAGAAGTAGTTCTGCGGGCTGAAGTAGCCGCCGCTGCCGTAGGTGTAAACGCCCTGATTGTTGTCGTATTTCATGGCCGTGGCGCCCAGACCCGCAGTCAACTGCCGCGTGTCGTCTTTGGCCAAGTACCAATAGATTCCGGCGCCGCCTTCGGCACGGGTGTTGTCTTTAACGTTGTTGCCCAGCAGCTTGTACAAACCGCCATAGCCATACGCGCCGTACTCACCGTTGTCATAGCCCACCTGCACGCGCGCGCCATTGGCAGTCACGCCACCCCATTTAAGCCCGCTGCGAGCATCTTCGGCACCGGCAAAGGACACCAGACTGTCGTTGACCGCCCGACGTGACAGCGTCACGCCGTAGCGGAACAGGCTGTCTTCGCTGAACGCGCGATCAATGCTCACGCCACCCACTGCGGTGTTGTACAAAAAGCCCAGCGGGGTCACACCGATGTCAGCCTTGAGGCCTTCAGAGGGCATTTCATAACCCACCGCCACACCGACGCCGGTGTCTTTTTGACGACCTGTCGAGCCGTTGACTCCACTGGCCGCCGCCAGCTCGGCAGTGGTCGGATCGGTTCCGGCCAAGACCGTTTGTACGGCCGCTATTTGTGCAGCGTTAGGGCCACCAAAGCGGGTTTTAGCGTCGTCGCCCACGCTGCCGGCATTCAATGACACCGGCGTGACGCGCAAGGCAACGCGGTCATCGCCCACCGGCAGGCTGATCTCCAGAGGTGCCTCAACGTCGGTCATTTTGCTCAAGCCCGATTCGCTGTCATTGCTGCGAATGGCTACGCCCTGGGTAATACGCGGGCTACGCTCTTGCTTGATCTCGCTCAAAGCGGTTTGCATCGCCTGACGCGCATCTTCCTGCGGATCACTCGGCGGGGTTGGCGCTACACGGCGAGTATCAAGGTACTCATCCTCCAGCGGCGGGATCGCATACCGCCCTTGACTGGCACCCGGTGCTGGCGCAATGCGCGCCGGGTTGCCCGGATTGGCCGCGTAAAGACGCGGGGCGGGCTCGATCACATCATCCGCTGCTGCAAGCTGTGCCTGCGCGGGCTCTGGAATCTGCGACGAGCCCTGAGACAAGCGCGACTGACGACGCTGACCAGCAGCCCCGACAAATGGGTTGGCAGACGCCGTGCTCGCGAACGGATTGGTATCTGGCTTATTGACCGGTGCCTGCAATGCCAGCGCACGGGTGTACAGGTCCTGAGCCTTGGCACTCTTGCCCTGGGCACGGAAGATACCGGCCGCACTGGCAAGAATTGACGCGTCGTTAGGCGCCAGTTCCAACGCTTTATCCGCCGCGTCAGCAGCCCCGCTCTTATCACCCGCTTTGCTCAAGGCCTGAGCCATGCCGATTTGCAATTGCGGGTCATTGGGCGCGTTTCGAAGCAAGGGTTTGTAAAGTGCGATGGCTTTGGCAATGTCACCATTGGCCAGGTACATACGGGCCAGAGCACCGTTGGCCAACGGGTCATTTGGCCGCTGGGCCAAGGCCGGGGCCAAGGTGTCGTAGGCAGCAACCAAGTCGCCCTTCTCGCGCAATACGTCAGCCTGACGCACGGTGTACAAGAACAGCACTTCGTCGTAGGTACGTTGATCAGCAGTGCTCAAAGGCTGGCTCTGCAATTCGTGCAGGAGCTGGTTGACCTGCGCATCGTCACCCGTTTTGAGCAGTAAACCGGCGTAAGCCAGACGCAACGACATCGGCGGGTTGCTGCTTTGCGCAATCGCGTTACGCAACATCGACAGCGCGTGATCAGGGTAACCGGCATCCACGTAAGCCGACGCCAGCATGCCCATGGATTGAGGCCTGCCATTGGCAGCCAGCTCGGCACGACGCAGCAACGTCAGCGCCTGGGCGCGGTCGCCCTGCTTGGCCAGCACCGAGGCCTGACTCACCAGCGCCTGCACCTGGGCTTCGTTGGCCAATTGCTGCATGGGGGCCGTTCGCTGACTGAAAGGTATGCGATCCAGAGTGCTTTGCGCGGCAGACCACTCACCCAACTGACTCGAAAGCAAGGCATTGGCGTACAACGCCTCAGCGCTTTGCGGGTTCACCTTGAGCAGATCAGCCATGGTTTGCCGAGCTTTGTCCGGCGTCTTGGCTTGCAGGTAATAAAGCGCCAGGTCGTAGTTTGTCCAGACGTTGCCCGGGTCATTGCGCACGGCCTCTTGCTGAGCCGCAATCGCGCCCTTGAGGTCGCCACTGCGAGCAGCATTTTTGGCCTTGCCAACGGCCACTGCCGCTTTCAACGGACGCAGATCACCCAGACGCGCCTGTTGAGCGGGTGTCATGCGATCGACCATCTGCATCGCCTGACTGGCCTGACCGTTTTGCGACATTACGGTGATCAGCCCCAACAAGGCGTCAGGATTGTCGTTGTCCAGATTCAGGGCCTGGCGATAGCTGGTTTCGGCGTTGTTCAGCTGATTTTGCTCTGCCTGGATCCCGCCAAGGGCGATGTAGCCTTCAGGCTGCCGCGGTTTGCTGGCAATGGCTTGCTGCAACAGATTGCGCGCACGCGGCAGGTCTTGACTGGCTTGCGCCTTCTCGGCCTGACTGAGCAGGCTCCAGTAGCGGTTGCTGTCGAGTGCCGTTTGCCAGCGCTTATCTGGACCGCGAGAGGCCGCACGGGTCAGCAATTCATTGGCATCGCTCAAGCGTCCTTGGCGCTGGCGCACCAGACCCAGGCCCCCCAGCGCATCCGGGTCTTGCGACTGTTCTTTCAGACGCGCCTGAAACGCTTGCTCAGCGACGTTCAACTGATTGTTTTGCAGCGCCTTGAACCCGCGCGCCAGGTTTGGGTTCATGTTGGCAGCCGTGCCCGCCGTGGCACGGCGTTGCATTTGTGCACGAATTTCAGCGTCGTTCGGATTGGCCTTGAGATAAGCCTCAAACAATGGAATATCCGAGGGTCGCGGCGTACCCAGCCAAACCAGACCCTGACGCCAGCTCTCGTTCGCTTCTCCACTCACTTCAGGCAGGGTGGACAGTTGCGCAAGACGCCTCAAACCTTCAGGACGAGTGCCTTCATTGCGAATCAGCAACTTGGCCAGCACCAGCTTGGCCTGAACGTTGTTCGGGTTCTGTTGCAGCAAACGCTCCAACCCCTGTCGCGCTTCATTGGCGCCGCCGGGGGTGTAGCTCAGGTAGTTGTAGAACTCCAGGGCCAGCTCGCCTTGCGGCGCCTTGCCTGCAAACGCCTGCCGATACAGCGCTACCGATTTGTCCAGATCGCCACTGCGGGCCTGTGTGCGCGCCTGGTCCAGCAGGTCCGGGTTATTACCGGCCTGCAACGCAATGGCTTGCTCCAGTTGCAACGTCAGCGGATCGCTCGGATGAGACTGCTTCATCTGCGCCAAGTAAGTGCTTGCACCCGCAGGCCGTTTCGCCTTGAGTTCAAGCAAACCCAAGCCATAGAGCGCATCGACTTGTTGCGGATCAATCAGCAACAGCTTTTTCCAGACCTCTGCGGCCCGAGCCGGGTCATTCTGAGTCTGCCAATATTTACCCTGT
This window encodes:
- a CDS encoding cellulose synthase subunit BcsC-related outer membrane protein; translated protein: MISSSSFAALDDAGKALLQQGKYWQTQNDPARAAEVWKKLLLIDPQQVDALYGLGLLELKAKRPAGASTYLAQMKQSHPSDPLTLQLEQAIALQAGNNPDLLDQARTQARSGDLDKSVALYRQAFAGKAPQGELALEFYNYLSYTPGGANEARQGLERLLQQNPNNVQAKLVLAKLLIRNEGTRPEGLRRLAQLSTLPEVSGEANESWRQGLVWLGTPRPSDIPLFEAYLKANPNDAEIRAQMQRRATAGTAANMNPNLARGFKALQNNQLNVAEQAFQARLKEQSQDPDALGGLGLVRQRQGRLSDANELLTRAASRGPDKRWQTALDSNRYWSLLSQAEKAQASQDLPRARNLLQQAIASKPRQPEGYIALGGIQAEQNQLNNAETSYRQALNLDNDNPDALLGLITVMSQNGQASQAMQMVDRMTPAQQARLGDLRPLKAAVAVGKAKNAARSGDLKGAIAAQQEAVRNDPGNVWTNYDLALYYLQAKTPDKARQTMADLLKVNPQSAEALYANALLSSQLGEWSAAQSTLDRIPFSQRTAPMQQLANEAQVQALVSQASVLAKQGDRAQALTLLRRAELAANGRPQSMGMLASAYVDAGYPDHALSMLRNAIAQSSNPPMSLRLAYAGLLLKTGDDAQVNQLLHELQSQPLSTADQRTYDEVLFLYTVRQADVLREKGDLVAAYDTLAPALAQRPNDPLANGALARMYLANGDIAKAIALYKPLLRNAPNDPQLQIGMAQALSKAGDKSGAADAADKALELAPNDASILASAAGIFRAQGKSAKAQDLYTRALALQAPVNKPDTNPFASTASANPFVGAAGQRRQSRLSQGSSQIPEPAQAQLAAADDVIEPAPRLYAANPGNPARIAPAPGASQGRYAIPPLEDEYLDTRRVAPTPPSDPQEDARQAMQTALSEIKQERSPRITQGVAIRSNDSESGLSKMTDVEAPLEISLPVGDDRVALRVTPVSLNAGSVGDDAKTRFGGPNAAQIAAVQTVLAGTDPTTAELAAASGVNGSTGRQKDTGVGVAVGYEMPSEGLKADIGVTPLGFLYNTAVGGVSIDRAFSEDSLFRYGVTLSRRAVNDSLVSFAGAEDARSGLKWGGVTANGARVQVGYDNGEYGAYGYGGLYKLLGNNVKDNTRAEGGAGIYWYLAKDDTRQLTAGLGATAMKYDNNQGVYTYGSGGYFSPQNYFSIGVPVSWSQRTDRLSYTLRGSVGLQHIEQDSTPYFANDSAMQTALEQAAVGYATAGSSLLTQYSSQNKTGIGYNLGAAAEYRLGSNMILGGSFGMDNAQDYKQWTGGLYLRYTLEDFTGRMPMPVNPYLSPYSN